The Nocardioides sp. S5 genome includes a window with the following:
- a CDS encoding tyrosine-type recombinase/integrase, with protein MTNDPSYLSLKLKHRKEFVARYPDLSEWFAEPLTHRVGRLLDEDPRCGPLTDPISYNARHYLTFLGVAGRVRFDWDWLLAVPALNVWVHAEALNLPLVQARDELSELGSRVGFRTKTASRAAQWALSRMLLHSGVPALDAFTVADFQDLLHAIDDFGRRPDRRHFHGDDSQWASKRRNWGSQVFLLQLLLYHAGHIPEVPKEPLPKRVVWPPMPQVMTVTIERYLDARSQLDRPSTVQNISAGLRRFTTWLMANRAPVASFAEVSRADALEFCVWLTTLTHHRTGAPLAPATRRQDIHAVLGFFRDGYAWQWPHMPGRPLLMNGDLPKITRAVPRFIPDNELTVLMDAVRALECPFQRAALLIARWSGARRSEIRMLDLDCLDAYPDGTPRLRLPASKNYSERTVPINEEAADAIRTLHGLRREQIDRPLPGNHKERPARRLFVRQGRVLSNAYLFDDALTRACQAAGLVNPQGKPTITAHRFRHTVGTQLAERGARLQTIMSVLGHKSVQMALVYAHVSDPAVLDDYSSVLGADATIAGPSASAVRNRELTPETVDWIKGNFFRTELELGHCLRLPAEGPCECDLYLTCAKFITTPKYAPRLRDRYSTELVLSDHARSQGWTREVERHEVVARRICQLLDDLGEPLTVNDPPTCTGDHEENVPSIQG; from the coding sequence GTGACGAACGACCCCTCGTATCTGAGCCTCAAACTCAAGCACCGCAAGGAGTTCGTGGCGCGCTACCCCGATCTGAGCGAGTGGTTCGCCGAGCCGTTGACCCACCGCGTCGGCCGCCTGTTGGATGAAGACCCTCGCTGCGGCCCGCTCACCGATCCCATCTCCTACAACGCACGCCACTACCTGACCTTCCTGGGAGTCGCCGGCAGGGTGAGGTTCGACTGGGACTGGCTACTCGCCGTCCCGGCCTTGAACGTGTGGGTCCACGCCGAGGCGTTGAACCTGCCGTTGGTGCAGGCCCGTGACGAGCTGAGTGAGCTCGGCTCCCGGGTGGGTTTTCGGACCAAGACCGCCAGCCGCGCCGCGCAGTGGGCATTGTCGCGGATGCTGCTGCACAGCGGAGTCCCCGCGCTCGACGCGTTCACCGTCGCGGACTTCCAGGATCTCCTGCACGCGATCGACGACTTCGGCCGCCGACCCGATCGGCGCCACTTCCACGGCGACGACTCCCAGTGGGCCAGCAAGCGACGCAACTGGGGATCGCAGGTCTTCCTCCTGCAGCTGCTGCTCTACCACGCCGGTCACATCCCCGAGGTGCCGAAGGAGCCGCTGCCGAAACGGGTGGTCTGGCCACCCATGCCGCAGGTCATGACCGTCACGATCGAGCGCTACCTGGATGCCCGCAGCCAGCTCGACCGGCCCTCCACGGTCCAGAACATCTCCGCAGGGCTGCGCAGGTTCACCACTTGGCTGATGGCCAACCGTGCGCCGGTGGCGTCCTTCGCCGAGGTCTCCCGTGCCGACGCTCTGGAGTTCTGCGTCTGGCTGACCACGCTCACCCATCACCGCACCGGCGCCCCGCTGGCTCCCGCGACCCGGCGGCAAGACATCCATGCCGTGCTCGGGTTCTTCCGTGACGGCTACGCCTGGCAATGGCCTCACATGCCCGGTCGTCCGCTGCTGATGAACGGCGACCTGCCCAAGATCACCCGTGCCGTCCCCAGGTTCATCCCCGACAACGAGCTGACGGTCCTCATGGACGCCGTCCGCGCGCTTGAGTGCCCCTTCCAGCGCGCGGCGTTGCTGATCGCCAGATGGAGTGGTGCCCGTCGCAGCGAGATCCGCATGCTCGACCTGGACTGCCTCGACGCCTACCCCGACGGCACACCCCGGCTGCGGCTGCCCGCCAGCAAGAACTACTCCGAACGCACCGTGCCGATAAACGAGGAAGCAGCCGACGCCATCCGGACCCTCCACGGCCTGCGCCGCGAGCAGATCGACAGGCCGCTACCCGGCAACCACAAGGAACGTCCCGCTCGGCGCCTGTTCGTCCGCCAGGGACGGGTCCTCTCGAACGCCTACCTCTTCGACGACGCCTTGACGAGGGCCTGCCAGGCAGCGGGCCTGGTCAACCCGCAGGGCAAACCGACGATCACTGCCCACAGGTTCCGCCACACCGTCGGAACTCAACTCGCGGAACGCGGCGCGCGACTCCAGACGATCATGAGCGTCCTGGGCCACAAGAGCGTGCAGATGGCGCTGGTCTACGCCCACGTCAGCGACCCCGCCGTTCTCGACGACTACAGCTCTGTCCTCGGCGCCGACGCCACCATCGCCGGACCGTCAGCCTCCGCCGTCCGGAACCGAGAACTTACACCCGAGACGGTCGACTGGATCAAGGGCAACTTCTTCCGCACCGAACTCGAGCTCGGCCACTGTCTGCGCCTGCCAGCCGAAGGCCCCTGCGAGTGCGACCTGTACTTGACGTGCGCGAAGTTCATCACCACGCCGAAGTACGCCCCGCGCCTGCGCGACCGCTACTCCACGGAGCTCGTACTCAGCGACCACGCCCGCAGCCAGGGATGGACACGCGAGGTCGAGCGACATGAGGTCGTCGCCCGACGCATCTGCCAACTCCTGGACGATCTCGGCGAGCCGTTGACGGTCAACGACCCACCGACCTGCACCGGCGATCACGAAGAGAACGTTCCGTCAATTCAGGGCTGA
- a CDS encoding tyrosine-type recombinase/integrase, with protein sequence MGLVALPGGSAADPALIGAQAVQDFEQELVDQYALAMSAAGLTDRHIGGTRAIVIEFVRSLSTPLWEATCADADAFLAQQRRMGLSVSTRAGKAGALAGFYEFVIARYAGTIRRATGVLVEQPIDEFNRQSGASLGKVRVPPSDEEIDSLFTAWRGSVPQARKYLPAARDYFAASLWRRLGLRINETVMLDVRDWRPDLGEFGKLHVRHGKGSGGRGPKPRLVPAINGANQLIDWWLAEVRPQYGHDWADPDAPLLPSERFDRDLDRCGRVGANALRRALGIQVDEWLPAWSGRMTPHVLRHYCASSLYAAGMDLKALQELLGHQWLATTSGYLHVRSDHIERAWNSASDRIEARLGLRADWPN encoded by the coding sequence ATGGGTTTGGTGGCGCTGCCTGGTGGCAGCGCTGCTGATCCGGCACTGATAGGTGCGCAGGCGGTCCAGGACTTCGAGCAGGAGCTGGTCGACCAGTACGCGCTGGCGATGTCGGCGGCAGGTCTGACGGACCGCCACATCGGCGGGACTCGGGCGATCGTCATCGAGTTCGTTCGCTCGCTGTCGACTCCGCTGTGGGAGGCCACCTGCGCGGACGCGGACGCGTTCCTGGCACAGCAGCGGCGGATGGGGCTCAGCGTGTCCACCCGGGCGGGCAAGGCCGGAGCACTGGCGGGCTTCTACGAGTTCGTGATCGCCCGCTACGCCGGCACGATCCGCCGCGCGACTGGTGTCTTGGTCGAGCAGCCGATAGATGAGTTCAATCGCCAGTCCGGGGCATCGCTGGGCAAGGTCCGGGTGCCGCCATCGGATGAGGAGATCGACTCGCTGTTCACCGCTTGGCGTGGGTCGGTCCCGCAGGCACGCAAGTACCTTCCCGCGGCCCGCGACTACTTCGCCGCCTCGTTGTGGCGCCGACTCGGGCTGCGCATCAACGAGACCGTCATGCTCGACGTCCGCGACTGGCGCCCCGATCTGGGCGAGTTCGGCAAGCTCCACGTCCGCCACGGCAAGGGCTCGGGCGGCCGCGGACCGAAGCCCAGGCTGGTGCCAGCGATCAACGGCGCGAACCAGTTGATCGACTGGTGGCTGGCCGAGGTCCGCCCGCAGTATGGCCACGACTGGGCTGACCCGGACGCGCCGCTGCTGCCGTCCGAGCGGTTCGACCGCGATCTGGACCGCTGTGGCCGGGTCGGCGCGAACGCGCTGCGCCGCGCGCTGGGAATCCAGGTCGACGAGTGGTTGCCGGCGTGGTCGGGCCGGATGACGCCACACGTGCTGCGGCACTACTGCGCCTCGTCGCTGTACGCGGCCGGGATGGACCTCAAGGCGCTCCAAGAGCTGCTTGGGCACCAGTGGCTGGCCACCACCTCGGGCTACCTCCACGTCCGCAGCGACCACATCGAACGAGCGTGGAACAGCGCAAGCGACCGCATCGAAGCCCGCCTGGGCCTCCGTGCCGACTGGCCAAACTGA
- a CDS encoding helix-turn-helix transcriptional regulator, with amino-acid sequence MQWSLRLRAAERGIWKSAQLRRMLADAGLEISAGKMSSWWAGTPPTMRLEELDVLCAVLKCTPNDLMTPEPDKVAARRPRNTDAANGGNGDGDPNGNGGTPPAVTPRLGKPRSTPPL; translated from the coding sequence ATGCAGTGGAGCCTGCGGCTACGAGCCGCCGAACGAGGAATCTGGAAGTCCGCGCAGCTGCGGCGGATGCTGGCAGATGCCGGGCTCGAGATCTCTGCCGGAAAGATGTCGTCGTGGTGGGCCGGCACCCCGCCGACGATGCGCCTCGAAGAGCTCGACGTCCTGTGTGCCGTGCTCAAATGCACCCCGAACGACCTGATGACACCCGAGCCGGACAAGGTCGCCGCGCGCCGTCCCCGCAACACCGACGCAGCCAACGGCGGAAACGGGGATGGCGATCCGAACGGCAACGGCGGCACGCCACCGGCGGTCACCCCGCGGCTCGGCAAGCCGCGCTCGACCCCACCGCTGTAG
- a CDS encoding IS3 family transposase (programmed frameshift), with the protein MARKNYSEEFRRQAVDLYESTPGATVRGIADDLGIVRGTLRHWLEAYGTGKKTAADGTLTSSPLQSKSSSRSPSAAPEETPEQKIARLQARVNELEVETTKLTTEREILQRAAKYFGRGDALVSRFQFVADNSTTFEVKRLCELVEIERSSYYAWLKAAPAREERTRADAELAERIRAVHAEDSTQGAPRITAELNDGAPAGDRVNHKRVARVMRLEGIRGYVKKRRVRTTIPEPSGQKYPDLLNRDFTAEAPNERYVGDITYLPLADGTNLYLATVIDCYSRRLAGWAVADHMRTELVEDALKAAAGTRGTLKGAIFHSDHGSVYCSKDYAKLCKRLGVTQSMGAVGSSADNALAESFNATMKREVLQDAACWSDEATCRRQVFKWLVRYNTRRRHSWCRYLSPSTYESNYAATLQPAA; encoded by the exons ATGGCCAGGAAGAACTACTCCGAGGAGTTCCGTCGTCAGGCCGTCGACTTGTACGAGTCCACCCCGGGCGCCACGGTCCGCGGCATCGCCGATGACCTCGGCATCGTGCGCGGCACGCTGCGGCACTGGCTCGAGGCCTACGGGACCGGCAAGAAGACCGCCGCTGACGGGACGCTGACCTCCAGCCCACTGCAGTCCAAGAGCTCGTCCAGGAGCCCGTCGGCGGCGCCCGAGGAGACACCGGAACAGAAGATCGCCCGGCTTCAGGCCCGGGTGAACGAGCTCGAGGTCGAGACAACCAAGCTCACCACCGAGCGCGAGATCCTCCAACGGGCGGCCAAATATTTCG GCCGGGGAGACGCGCTGGTGAGTCGCTTCCAGTTCGTCGCCGACAACTCCACCACCTTCGAGGTGAAGCGACTGTGCGAGCTCGTCGAGATCGAGCGCTCGTCCTACTACGCCTGGCTCAAGGCGGCCCCAGCACGCGAGGAGCGCACCCGAGCCGATGCCGAGCTCGCGGAACGGATCAGAGCGGTGCATGCCGAGGACAGCACCCAGGGTGCGCCACGGATCACCGCTGAGCTCAACGACGGCGCACCTGCCGGCGACCGCGTGAACCACAAGCGCGTCGCCCGGGTGATGCGCCTTGAGGGCATCCGTGGCTATGTGAAGAAGCGTCGAGTGCGGACCACGATCCCCGAGCCATCGGGGCAGAAGTACCCCGACCTGCTCAACCGGGACTTCACCGCCGAAGCCCCGAACGAACGCTACGTCGGGGACATCACCTACCTGCCGTTGGCCGACGGGACGAACCTGTACCTGGCGACCGTCATCGACTGCTACTCACGTCGCCTCGCCGGCTGGGCCGTCGCCGACCACATGCGCACCGAGCTCGTCGAGGACGCCTTGAAGGCTGCTGCCGGAACCCGCGGCACCCTCAAGGGCGCGATCTTCCACAGCGACCACGGGTCGGTCTACTGCTCGAAGGACTACGCCAAGCTCTGCAAGAGGCTCGGCGTCACCCAGTCGATGGGTGCGGTCGGCTCCTCGGCCGACAACGCGTTGGCGGAGTCGTTCAACGCCACGATGAAGCGCGAGGTCCTCCAAGACGCCGCCTGCTGGAGCGACGAGGCGACGTGTCGCCGGCAGGTCTTCAAGTGGCTCGTGCGCTACAACACCCGCCGACGCCATTCCTGGTGCCGCTACCTGTCCCCGTCCACCTACGAGTCCAACTACGCCGCTACGCTGCAACCCGCTGCGTAA
- a CDS encoding DUF6458 family protein yields the protein MGLLGLGIFLAIVGAVLKFAVTAETPHVDIKKAGHILLYSGIAIAALGLLLGFADGSYTGGNN from the coding sequence ATGGGACTCCTCGGCCTCGGCATCTTCCTGGCCATCGTCGGTGCGGTGCTGAAATTCGCAGTCACCGCCGAGACGCCGCACGTCGACATCAAGAAGGCCGGCCACATTCTGTTGTACTCCGGGATCGCAATCGCAGCCCTGGGGTTGCTGCTTGGCTTTGCCGACGGCAGCTACACCGGCGGCAACAACTGA
- a CDS encoding GNAT family N-acetyltransferase, which yields MAGLTLRPWEHADAPSLVRAYEDPDIHRWHARSMSLTEAESWVAYELDRWEQERGGGWAIARAGSLLGRVAIGSLSLHEARAEVSYWVLPESRGQGVATLALGAVADWAFDEVGFHRLELDHSTSNAASCRVAAKAGFVPEGTKRSQALHLDGWHDMHAHGLLAHDARPHRRDG from the coding sequence GTGGCAGGGTTGACACTGCGTCCGTGGGAACACGCAGATGCGCCCTCGTTAGTTCGGGCCTACGAGGACCCGGACATCCACCGCTGGCATGCCCGATCCATGTCTCTCACCGAAGCCGAGTCATGGGTTGCTTACGAGTTGGACCGCTGGGAGCAGGAACGCGGGGGCGGCTGGGCGATCGCCCGGGCTGGATCGTTGCTGGGCCGGGTCGCAATTGGGAGCCTGTCCCTGCATGAGGCTCGGGCCGAAGTGTCGTACTGGGTTCTCCCGGAGTCCCGCGGTCAGGGAGTCGCCACGCTTGCCCTAGGCGCCGTCGCAGACTGGGCCTTCGATGAGGTCGGCTTTCACCGTCTGGAACTTGACCACTCGACCAGCAACGCAGCGTCTTGTCGCGTCGCCGCGAAGGCGGGCTTCGTTCCGGAGGGAACGAAGCGGTCGCAGGCCTTGCATCTCGACGGATGGCACGACATGCACGCCCATGGCCTACTCGCCCACGACGCTCGCCCTCACCGCCGCGACGGATAG
- a CDS encoding tyrosine-type recombinase/integrase, with product MTGVGGFYEWAIATEQYDGANPIERRPDPAWQRVTDRHQPFAGEASRQRPQRRALKVRQPKRLPRPLSDEQVAALFAKVACRRDRAMLLLMLNGGLRPGEVLSLHLDDVAYGRRRVFVRVRDDHPAGVRQKSRTERVVDLFDTDTLAALSDYVMSERPAQASSPFVFLVGGKGSRRCEPLSYAALVRLFARAATRAGIREPWVTPHALRHTHATRMWEGGMRELTLQRRLGHASVESTRIYTRVADHEVAADYQRALGQQEHVRTTPRAGDAR from the coding sequence TTGACTGGAGTCGGTGGCTTCTACGAGTGGGCGATCGCGACTGAGCAGTACGACGGCGCAAACCCGATCGAGCGTCGTCCCGACCCGGCGTGGCAGCGCGTCACGGACCGGCACCAGCCTTTTGCTGGTGAGGCCAGTCGGCAGCGGCCACAACGACGAGCGTTGAAGGTCCGTCAGCCGAAGCGTCTCCCGCGGCCACTGTCTGACGAGCAGGTTGCCGCGTTGTTCGCCAAGGTCGCATGTCGTCGCGATCGGGCGATGCTGCTACTGATGCTCAATGGCGGCCTGCGTCCGGGCGAGGTACTCAGCCTGCACCTGGACGACGTCGCCTACGGCCGACGTCGTGTCTTCGTGCGCGTGCGCGACGACCACCCGGCAGGGGTCCGGCAGAAGTCACGGACCGAACGGGTTGTCGACCTGTTCGACACCGACACACTCGCCGCGCTGAGCGACTACGTGATGTCCGAACGCCCGGCACAGGCATCTTCGCCGTTCGTGTTCCTGGTCGGCGGCAAGGGCTCCAGACGGTGCGAGCCATTGAGCTACGCGGCGCTTGTCCGCTTGTTTGCCCGTGCTGCGACCCGAGCAGGCATCCGCGAGCCGTGGGTCACCCCGCACGCACTCCGGCATACGCACGCGACCCGAATGTGGGAGGGCGGGATGCGGGAGTTGACGTTGCAGCGCAGGCTCGGCCACGCCTCGGTGGAGTCCACCCGCATCTACACCCGCGTCGCTGACCACGAAGTCGCCGCGGACTACCAGCGCGCGCTCGGCCAGCAGGAGCACGTTCGAACGACCCCGCGGGCCGGTGACGCACGATGA
- a CDS encoding GNAT family N-acetyltransferase encodes MSKIRGQGPTFIPGLARRGALRAQLEGVRVRQDYRSGGLGSAMVAWAIDESRQRGCAMVQLTTDKVRADALRFYERLGFVASHEGLKLVL; translated from the coding sequence GTGTCCAAGATCCGGGGGCAGGGCCCGACCTTCATCCCGGGACTCGCCCGACGCGGTGCGTTGCGCGCTCAACTTGAGGGGGTACGGGTCAGGCAAGATTATCGCAGTGGCGGGCTGGGATCGGCGATGGTCGCCTGGGCGATCGATGAGTCGCGACAGCGTGGGTGCGCGATGGTGCAACTGACCACGGACAAGGTGCGAGCCGATGCGCTGCGGTTCTACGAACGGCTCGGATTCGTTGCCTCCCATGAGGGACTTAAGCTGGTCCTATGA
- a CDS encoding S8 family peptidase — MSGDQRPLLALGAPEVGERIKQTRRDMPRLSKVPAARQGQRMSPQFRALSDAFDARRAELSHEQVDEVDPALVLVFDLAGTVEAFGNAVNKIEGLEFLAELLDEPSEPDDDFHMVQGGARTDNTVQHSLYLVMSNATAVTQLVSLFEQWQRDPNLSFERGLGKFKTVFEQLRGIRRWGPDDRVRETGLLERWQETVAVVGQSISTVNVEIELWYRRDPAQRNSAESHLRAVVERAGGAVTTQAQIDSISYHALLVALPIQQVETVLREGTAAIDLLNADEIMFVSPYIPMSVTAPETELLSSSSIAPAERVTDPPRIALLDGLPFQNHDALAGRLIIDDPDGIGSTYGVANRHHGTAMASLILHGDLSKPGDPLARPIYVRPILQPHPLQPRQEVTVQGRLLADLLHRAVRRIVEGDGTHPPAAPSVRIVNLSIGAQSRALVRRMSPLGRLLDWMSVDFNLLFVVSAGNHPNVPIVIPADSAATPESTAQAALKAVYATSKVRGILPPGDAVNALTVSATHADESGEVSLPDTVWDLAHPDAPALYGAVGPGVGRSVKPDVYHAGGRALYQRPVVMRGSPTVELVPVNTASTGPGSQVAAPAAAGRTDATAYTHGTSNATALVTREASRIFDILEVGRDSADDAEFPDPQYHPVLAKALLVHTSTWGQEGERLRAALGLHPQRWRRELTAVLGYGAIRPERIASAATNRAVLIAGGSLGREHRHTYEIPLPASLRAKAEWHRVTATVASFVPTAGHLNRYRGAKVFFERLDDHETGGARIEADHNATRRGSVQHEISDGQKALVFNDGGALQLHVQCMDDAQRLKAGRVVRYGLVVSVETAITTSTTIHDEARAQLRARVRAAQRNRIQP, encoded by the coding sequence GTGAGCGGGGATCAGCGCCCGCTCCTCGCGCTCGGCGCGCCGGAGGTGGGCGAACGGATCAAGCAGACCCGTCGCGACATGCCGCGGCTCTCGAAGGTCCCGGCGGCTCGCCAAGGCCAGCGAATGTCCCCACAGTTCCGCGCCCTTTCCGATGCGTTCGATGCCCGTCGTGCCGAGTTGAGCCACGAGCAGGTCGACGAGGTCGACCCGGCCCTGGTCCTGGTTTTCGATCTGGCCGGCACGGTGGAGGCATTTGGAAACGCCGTCAACAAGATCGAAGGCCTGGAATTTCTCGCCGAACTGCTCGATGAACCCAGCGAGCCCGACGACGACTTCCACATGGTTCAAGGTGGCGCGCGTACCGACAACACGGTGCAACACTCGCTGTACCTAGTGATGTCGAACGCAACCGCAGTCACTCAGCTCGTCAGCCTCTTCGAGCAGTGGCAGCGGGATCCCAATCTCTCGTTCGAGCGCGGACTCGGTAAGTTCAAGACCGTCTTCGAGCAGTTGCGAGGGATCCGACGGTGGGGCCCGGATGACCGCGTTCGTGAGACCGGTCTGCTCGAACGATGGCAGGAGACCGTCGCTGTTGTCGGTCAGTCCATCAGCACCGTCAACGTCGAAATCGAACTCTGGTACCGGCGCGACCCCGCCCAGCGGAACAGTGCGGAGTCACACCTCAGGGCGGTGGTAGAGCGCGCAGGCGGCGCCGTCACGACCCAGGCACAGATCGACTCGATCAGCTATCACGCTCTTCTCGTCGCGCTGCCGATCCAGCAGGTCGAGACCGTCCTGCGTGAAGGCACGGCAGCCATTGACCTGCTCAACGCTGACGAGATCATGTTCGTCAGTCCCTACATTCCAATGTCCGTGACCGCTCCGGAGACCGAGCTGTTGTCGAGCAGTTCGATCGCGCCCGCCGAGCGAGTCACCGACCCACCCAGGATCGCCCTGCTCGACGGGCTGCCGTTCCAGAACCACGACGCGCTCGCTGGTCGGCTGATCATCGACGACCCCGATGGGATCGGGAGCACCTACGGTGTGGCGAACCGCCACCACGGCACCGCGATGGCATCCCTGATCCTCCACGGCGACCTGTCCAAGCCTGGGGACCCTCTGGCCCGCCCGATCTATGTCCGCCCGATCCTGCAACCACATCCCCTGCAGCCACGGCAAGAGGTGACCGTACAGGGCCGTCTGCTCGCCGATCTTCTCCACCGAGCAGTCCGCCGCATTGTGGAAGGCGATGGCACTCACCCACCGGCGGCTCCCAGCGTTCGCATCGTCAACCTCTCGATCGGCGCACAGTCCCGAGCACTCGTCCGCCGGATGAGCCCGCTTGGTCGGCTACTGGACTGGATGTCCGTCGACTTCAACCTGCTCTTCGTCGTCAGCGCTGGCAATCACCCCAACGTCCCGATCGTGATCCCTGCCGACTCAGCGGCAACGCCTGAGAGCACCGCTCAGGCCGCCCTAAAGGCCGTCTACGCGACCAGCAAGGTCCGTGGGATCCTGCCACCAGGGGATGCAGTCAACGCCTTGACCGTGTCCGCGACCCACGCCGACGAGAGCGGCGAGGTCTCACTGCCAGACACAGTGTGGGACCTGGCACACCCGGACGCGCCAGCCCTCTACGGAGCAGTGGGCCCCGGCGTCGGCCGCTCGGTCAAGCCCGACGTCTACCACGCCGGTGGTCGCGCGCTTTATCAACGGCCCGTCGTGATGCGGGGCTCGCCGACCGTCGAACTGGTTCCGGTGAACACGGCATCGACAGGCCCCGGGAGCCAAGTGGCAGCGCCGGCAGCTGCGGGGCGTACCGACGCCACCGCTTACACCCACGGCACAAGCAACGCGACCGCGCTCGTGACCCGTGAGGCCAGTCGGATCTTCGACATCCTTGAAGTAGGCCGCGACAGCGCCGACGACGCGGAGTTCCCCGATCCCCAGTACCACCCCGTCCTCGCCAAGGCACTGCTCGTCCACACAAGCACATGGGGGCAGGAGGGCGAGCGGCTACGCGCGGCGCTCGGGCTCCATCCTCAACGGTGGCGGCGCGAACTCACGGCCGTTCTCGGGTATGGCGCGATCCGTCCCGAGCGCATTGCGAGTGCGGCGACGAACCGCGCCGTGCTCATCGCAGGCGGCTCGCTGGGACGAGAGCACAGACACACCTACGAGATCCCGCTCCCCGCCTCCCTGCGAGCCAAGGCTGAATGGCACCGCGTCACCGCAACGGTCGCCTCGTTCGTCCCCACGGCGGGGCACCTGAACCGCTACCGCGGCGCCAAAGTTTTCTTCGAGCGACTCGACGACCACGAGACCGGGGGCGCGCGAATCGAAGCCGATCACAACGCCACCCGCCGCGGCAGTGTGCAGCACGAGATCAGTGACGGCCAGAAGGCACTCGTCTTCAACGACGGAGGTGCCCTCCAGCTTCATGTCCAGTGCATGGACGACGCGCAGCGGCTCAAAGCCGGCCGCGTAGTTCGCTACGGGCTGGTCGTCTCGGTAGAGACCGCGATCACGACGTCGACGACCATCCACGACGAGGCCAGGGCTCAGTTGCGTGCCCGCGTACGCGCCGCCCAGCGCAACCGAATCCAGCCGTAA
- a CDS encoding ArdC-like ssDNA-binding domain-containing protein, producing the protein MTTQVRGRAAREAKLEALQEQLSESVAALVTGEDWKRALTFAAQFRGRSFGNSMLIAAQHFAACEEGRVPEPTPTYVAGFHQWLSLGRSVAKGQHGYGILAPVTGRFASFTPDDPNSWRRLARNEKPMSGEYARTRMIGVKPTYVWDISQTTGDPVPELPRPSLLQGQAPAGLWDGLADQITAAGFELRLVSSAAAIGGANGLTDFLSREVTIRMDMDESAQVKTLAHELGHVLLHAPPETALSTQSAADATLHRGIAEVEAESVALTLIWTASGGWAFSGSSPTARRRGVHESSSYPRCRRSGGPARRRGRDHCRCGDRLPSLPDGTWLLAEHRAQLRLRPAAPVAVPRPLRNGLGRTASTVLDRPADIPPHGADEITGTAAVADCGRTYGNTDPVSGDDQQDLDWSRWLLRVGDRD; encoded by the coding sequence ATGACCACTCAGGTACGAGGTCGAGCGGCCCGCGAAGCAAAGCTCGAGGCGCTCCAGGAGCAGTTGTCCGAGTCCGTCGCTGCGCTTGTGACCGGTGAGGACTGGAAGCGCGCCCTGACCTTCGCCGCGCAGTTCCGCGGGCGCAGCTTCGGGAACTCGATGCTGATCGCGGCGCAGCACTTCGCGGCGTGCGAGGAGGGCAGAGTGCCCGAGCCGACGCCGACGTACGTGGCCGGCTTCCACCAGTGGCTCTCGCTCGGCCGCAGCGTCGCGAAAGGCCAGCACGGCTACGGCATCCTCGCACCGGTCACCGGTCGGTTTGCCTCGTTCACCCCCGACGACCCGAACTCCTGGCGACGCTTGGCGCGCAACGAGAAGCCGATGTCCGGGGAGTACGCCCGAACCCGCATGATCGGGGTCAAGCCGACCTACGTCTGGGACATCTCCCAGACCACAGGTGACCCGGTGCCCGAACTCCCCCGCCCCTCCCTGCTCCAAGGCCAGGCCCCGGCCGGGCTGTGGGACGGACTCGCCGACCAGATCACCGCCGCTGGCTTCGAGCTCCGACTCGTCTCCTCTGCCGCGGCGATCGGAGGCGCCAACGGGCTGACCGACTTCCTCTCCCGCGAGGTCACGATCCGCATGGACATGGACGAATCGGCCCAGGTGAAAACGCTCGCCCACGAACTCGGCCACGTTCTCCTCCACGCGCCGCCAGAGACCGCACTGTCGACCCAGTCCGCCGCCGACGCGACCCTGCACCGTGGGATCGCAGAGGTGGAAGCCGAATCAGTCGCGCTAACTCTTATCTGGACAGCATCGGGCGGGTGGGCTTTCTCTGGCAGTTCACCCACAGCGCGAAGACGAGGTGTCCATGAGAGTTCAAGCTATCCGCGGTGTCGACGGTCTGGAGGTCCGGCTCGTCGGCGGGGACGGGACCACTGTCGATGTGGTGACCGGCTACCTTCGCTACCTGACGGCACGTGGTTGCTCGCCGAACACCGTGCGCAGCTACGCCTACGACCTGCTGCACCTGTGGCGGTTCCTCGACCACTCAGGAATGGGCTGGGACGAACTGCGTCCACGGTCCTCGATCGACCTGCTGACATTCCTCCGCACGGAGCCGACGAGATCACGGGCACGGCGGCTGTCGCTGACTGCGGTCGGACCTACGGGAACACCGATCCTGTCAGCGGCGACGATCAACAGGATCTTGACTGGAGTCGGTGGCTTCTACGAGTGGGCGATCGCGACTGA